A portion of the Cydia strobilella chromosome 5, ilCydStro3.1, whole genome shotgun sequence genome contains these proteins:
- the LOC134741886 gene encoding uncharacterized protein LOC134741886, protein MQKRRRNSSVSSPSRFERPVPITHMNNGSSSKVPYLPTAALQILKEESNIDLAEEPSEQYIESQAFKSEIERFIEISKYFSSPVRKTASYLCENRLVAYPNPYRIEYKRGSITTEHIKFSNLTLDPVYIKFFKLTPDIEEIKFINLALSRCKRIPPGLSFNLGFVYDDVNENLPCNAKMIFVASRKTTTPCYQMCEIDLDIDVKKTRMVVT, encoded by the coding sequence atgcaGAAACGACGACGTAACTCATCGGTTTCATCACCATCTCGATTTGAACGCCCAGTGCCAATAACGCATATGAACAATGGTTCATCTTCAAAAGTTCCTTACCTGCCCACCGCAGCACTCCAAATATTAAAGGAAGAATCAAATATCGACTTGGCTGAGGAACCAAGCGAGCAGTACATCGAGAGTCAAGCTTTCAAATCGGAAATCGAAAGGTTTATAGaaatttctaaatatttttcaagtCCTGTAAGAAAAACTGCTTCTTATCTATGCGAAAACCGCCTAGTTGCATATCCTAACCCGTACAGAATCGAGTACAAGCGAGGTAGCATTACGACAGAGCACATCAAGTTCTCCAATCTTACGCTGGATCCGGTTTACATTAAGTTCTTCAAGCTAACCCCTGACATAGAAGAAATTAAGTTTATCAATTTGGCATTGTCCAGATGCAAGCGGATACCTCCGGGGCTATCTTTCAATCTTGGCTTTGTCTATGACGATGTAAACGAAAACTTACCATGCAATGCTAAAATGATATTTGTCGCATCCAGAAAAACTACCACTCCTTGTTATCAAATGTGCGAAATCGATTTAGATATTGATGTAAAAAAGACGAGAATGGTGGTTACGTAA